A genome region from Bacillota bacterium includes the following:
- a CDS encoding sigma-54 dependent transcriptional regulator, whose amino-acid sequence MSSRILVVDDEPRVCQFLRTILEAEGWQVTIAPGGAEALEELRRSSFDLVITDLVMPGVDGMQVLEAARAEDPDAFVIVITGYSTVESAVEAMKKGAFDYIPKPFKVEHIKLQCRKALEQRRVVLENRVLRHQLSVTGVRFGRMIGDSPAMQEVYRLISKVAPTDSTVLIRGETGTGKELVARAIHYHSPRREHPLVTVNCAALPEALLESELFGYARGAFTGATAPKRGLLEEADGGTFFLDEIGDISLALQVKLLRVLEEGEFLRLGETRPRRVDVRVIAATNRDLEAALASGAFRPDLYFRLNVFTINLPRLRDREGDVPLLASHFLHRSAQRMGKALRGFTPRAMECLCRYPWPGNVRELENVVERAAILAEGPFVDVGDLPREMQHSGDYPPAQFAGAGGKTFKEAVREFERSLVVEALARAGGVPARAARLLGVSRSTFHEITRRLGLQEEVRAGSRTGPSPA is encoded by the coding sequence GTGTCCTCCCGTATCCTGGTGGTGGACGATGAACCGCGCGTGTGCCAGTTCCTGCGGACCATCCTGGAGGCGGAGGGGTGGCAGGTGACCATCGCCCCGGGCGGGGCGGAGGCGCTCGAGGAACTGAGGCGGAGCAGCTTCGACCTTGTGATCACCGACCTGGTCATGCCCGGGGTGGACGGGATGCAGGTGCTGGAGGCGGCCCGCGCCGAGGATCCCGATGCCTTCGTCATAGTGATAACCGGGTACTCGACGGTGGAATCTGCCGTTGAGGCCATGAAGAAAGGCGCCTTCGATTACATCCCCAAGCCGTTCAAGGTAGAGCACATCAAACTACAGTGTCGCAAGGCCCTGGAACAGCGGCGGGTGGTCCTGGAAAACCGGGTGTTGCGCCACCAGCTGAGCGTCACCGGAGTCCGCTTCGGGCGGATGATCGGTGACAGCCCGGCCATGCAGGAGGTCTACCGTCTCATCTCCAAGGTAGCCCCCACCGACAGCACGGTGCTCATCCGGGGAGAGACGGGCACCGGCAAGGAACTGGTGGCGCGGGCCATCCACTATCACAGTCCCAGGCGGGAGCACCCTCTGGTGACGGTGAACTGCGCCGCCCTCCCCGAAGCGTTGCTGGAAAGCGAATTGTTCGGTTATGCCCGTGGTGCTTTCACCGGTGCCACCGCTCCCAAGAGAGGCCTGCTCGAGGAAGCCGACGGGGGAACATTCTTCCTGGACGAGATAGGGGACATCAGCCTGGCCCTGCAGGTCAAGCTGCTGAGGGTGCTGGAGGAAGGGGAGTTCTTGCGTTTGGGTGAGACCAGACCCCGCCGGGTGGACGTGCGGGTTATCGCCGCTACCAACCGCGACCTGGAGGCGGCCCTGGCAAGCGGTGCCTTCCGACCGGACCTGTACTTCCGGCTGAACGTTTTCACCATCAACCTGCCCCGCCTGCGCGACCGCGAGGGGGATGTGCCCCTGCTGGCCAGCCACTTCCTGCACAGAAGTGCCCAGCGTATGGGCAAGGCCCTGCGCGGGTTCACGCCTCGCGCCATGGAGTGCCTGTGTCGCTACCCCTGGCCGGGCAATGTGCGGGAACTGGAAAACGTGGTGGAGCGGGCGGCCATCCTGGCAGAGGGGCCTTTCGTCGACGTGGGGGATCTCCCCCGCGAGATGCAGCATTCCGGTGACTACCCGCCTGCGCAGTTTGCGGGAGCGGGGGGGAAGACATTCAAGGAGGCTGTTCGGGAATTCGAACGCTCCCTGGTGGTGGAAGCCCTCGCGCGGGCGGGAGGGGTACCCGCTCGTGCCGCCCGCCTGCTGGGGGTCAGCCGCTCCACCTTTCACGAGATCACCCGCAGGCTGGGGCTGCAGGAAGAGGTGCGGGCCGGTTCCCGCACGGGACCGTCTCCCGCCTGA
- a CDS encoding [Fe-Fe] hydrogenase large subunit C-terminal domain-containing protein, with protein sequence MGVVSTIPGRCRQCYSCVRHCPVKAIMVRQEQAAVLEERCISCGHCVTVCSQKAKRVASDLAAAKEWVASGRPACAMLAPSFVAEFHPLRPGQVAAALRRLGFRWVYEVAYGAELVTREYLSVLRRGAGSTRKPRPLVSTPCPAVVHLVERYFPSLVSFLAPVVSPMVATGRAARILLRDSAPDLATVFIGPCVAKIEEARHPAVAGAVDGVLTFPELRAWWQEAGVDPSSCPEEGFDNPPTALGKLYPVPGGLLRTAALRADVLDNEIHTVEGREKSLEFLRALEKGEVQAAFVDILFCEGCVNGPLAGSLLPGYGRRNRVVDEVRSLPRRALRLAEPPPAIDLRRDFTARAVRLPEPGEAEIGAILRELGKTRPEDELNCGACGYPTCRDKAVAVFQGLAENKMCLPYLITELQAKNAELAYLRDYNRSIVESIAEGVIVADREGIITVFNDPRQHVSDRPRQELIGKGFFAGLPHLDREEVRKAISAVLESGKVGAVPELRYQLRDRTVVASLRAYPLRGERGELLGVVVICQDITEEKRLFSRLAESDRLASLGRLAAGVAHEINNPLTLVSGYAELLRESVADPTLREQAAVIVEEVERIAGIVRNLLTFARQQPATVSPCDVNAILCRLYSLTASQFQKGRVELVLDCEPGLPQVAANPSELEQVFLNLMINALEAMPGGGRLTVESRSICSNGEPWVEIRFADTGCGIKEEHIDRIFEPFFTTKEVGKGTGLGLSVSYGIVRKYGGTIEVSSEEGKGSVFVVRLPVRRGAEVNNVR encoded by the coding sequence CTCGGACCTGGCGGCGGCTAAGGAGTGGGTGGCCAGCGGTCGGCCCGCGTGTGCCATGCTGGCTCCCTCTTTCGTGGCCGAGTTTCACCCCTTGCGGCCCGGGCAGGTAGCTGCCGCGTTGCGCCGGCTGGGGTTCCGGTGGGTGTACGAGGTGGCATACGGTGCCGAACTCGTCACCCGCGAGTACCTGAGCGTTCTCCGGCGAGGGGCGGGTTCGACCCGGAAACCCCGTCCCCTGGTGAGTACCCCCTGCCCGGCCGTGGTCCACCTGGTGGAACGATACTTCCCTTCCCTGGTTTCCTTTCTCGCCCCCGTGGTTTCCCCCATGGTGGCTACCGGGAGGGCGGCGCGCATCCTTTTGCGGGACAGTGCTCCCGATCTGGCCACAGTGTTCATAGGTCCTTGTGTGGCCAAGATCGAGGAGGCGCGCCATCCCGCAGTGGCGGGGGCGGTGGATGGTGTCCTCACCTTTCCCGAACTGAGGGCCTGGTGGCAGGAGGCAGGGGTAGATCCATCGTCCTGTCCGGAAGAAGGCTTTGACAACCCCCCCACTGCGCTGGGGAAGCTGTACCCGGTCCCGGGGGGCCTGCTGCGTACCGCGGCCCTGCGCGCTGATGTGCTGGACAACGAGATTCACACCGTGGAAGGCCGGGAAAAATCCCTGGAGTTCCTGCGCGCGCTGGAAAAGGGAGAGGTACAGGCTGCCTTCGTAGACATCCTGTTTTGCGAAGGATGTGTGAACGGCCCCCTGGCGGGCAGCCTCTTGCCCGGATACGGTCGCCGTAACCGGGTGGTGGACGAAGTGCGTTCTCTACCCCGGCGCGCCTTGCGCCTGGCAGAGCCTCCTCCCGCGATCGATTTGCGGCGCGACTTCACGGCCCGGGCCGTCCGCCTGCCCGAGCCGGGGGAGGCAGAGATCGGTGCCATCCTGCGGGAACTGGGCAAGACCAGGCCGGAGGACGAGTTGAACTGCGGGGCCTGCGGGTACCCCACCTGCCGGGATAAGGCGGTGGCGGTGTTCCAGGGTCTGGCGGAAAACAAGATGTGCCTGCCCTACCTGATCACGGAATTGCAGGCGAAGAATGCCGAGCTGGCATACCTGCGCGACTACAACCGCAGCATAGTGGAGAGCATCGCCGAGGGGGTCATCGTTGCCGACCGGGAGGGGATCATCACCGTTTTCAACGATCCTCGTCAGCACGTGTCAGATCGGCCCCGTCAGGAACTGATCGGTAAGGGGTTCTTCGCCGGCCTTCCCCACCTGGACCGGGAAGAGGTGAGAAAGGCAATCTCTGCCGTGCTAGAATCGGGCAAGGTGGGGGCCGTCCCGGAACTCCGGTACCAGTTGCGGGACCGCACGGTGGTGGCGAGCTTGCGGGCCTACCCGCTGCGGGGGGAGCGGGGGGAGTTGCTGGGTGTGGTGGTGATTTGCCAGGACATAACCGAGGAAAAGCGGCTGTTCAGCCGGCTGGCGGAATCCGACCGGCTGGCTTCCCTGGGCCGCCTGGCGGCCGGGGTCGCCCACGAGATCAACAACCCCCTCACCCTGGTATCCGGCTACGCAGAGCTGCTACGGGAAAGTGTGGCAGACCCGACCCTCAGGGAGCAGGCAGCGGTCATCGTGGAGGAAGTCGAGCGCATCGCGGGCATCGTCCGCAATCTGCTTACCTTTGCTCGCCAGCAGCCAGCCACCGTAAGCCCCTGCGACGTGAACGCCATCCTGTGCCGGCTCTATTCCCTTACCGCCTCTCAGTTCCAAAAGGGACGGGTGGAATTGGTGCTGGATTGTGAACCGGGGCTTCCCCAGGTGGCAGCGAATCCATCCGAACTGGAGCAGGTCTTCCTCAATCTCATGATCAACGCCCTGGAGGCCATGCCCGGCGGGGGCAGGCTCACCGTGGAGAGCCGTTCGATCTGCTCCAACGGAGAGCCCTGGGTTGAGATACGGTTCGCCGATACCGGCTGCGGGATCAAGGAGGAGCACATCGACCGCATTTTCGAGCCCTTCTTCACCACCAAAGAGGTGGGTAAGGGAACCGGTTTGGGACTATCCGTGTCCTACGGTATAGTGCGCAAGTACGGGGGCACCATCGAGGTCTCCAGCGAGGAAGGGAAGGGGAGCGTGTTCGTGGTGCGGTTACCGGTGCGCCGGGGCGCCGAGGTGAATAACGTGAGGTGA